The nucleotide window GTGGCGCAGGTGCTGCAGCGCGGCCAGGCTGGCGGTTTGCTCTTCGGGGTTGCGGCCCAGCATGTCGGAAAACAAAACCACCAACGAGCGTTTGGGAATCTGCTGGGCAATCTGGTGAATCACGCCCGACACGTCGGTGGCCCGGCGCGGGGCGGCGGGGCGCTCCAGCAGCTGTTGCAGCGTCAGCAGCAGGGTATGGCGGTGCGAGGTGGTGGAGCGCACGGGCGTCTGCAGCTCAATCTGGTCGGCGAAGGTCACCAGGCCCACCGCGTCGCGCTGCTTCTGCAACAGCGTGGTCAAGGCCGCGGTACAGAGCACGGCAAAGCGGAGCTTGTCGTGGCTCGGGGCCGGGTAGTACATACTCGGACTCACGTCGAGCAGAATGTGGCAGCGCAGGTTGGTTTCCTCTTCGTAGCGTTTTACAAAGAGCTTATCGGTGCGGGCCAGCACCTTCCAGTCGATGT belongs to Hymenobacter cellulosilyticus and includes:
- a CDS encoding DUF58 domain-containing protein translates to MSQPLDLAAVRSFENLEFLARQLVEGFITGLHQSPYHGFSVEFSEHRLYNPGESTRHIDWKVLARTDKLFVKRYEEETNLRCHILLDVSPSMYYPAPSHDKLRFAVLCTAALTTLLQKQRDAVGLVTFADQIELQTPVRSTTSHRHTLLLTLQQLLERPAAPRRATDVSGVIHQIAQQIPKRSLVVLFSDMLGRNPEEQTASLAALQHLRHQQHEVLLFHIMDRATESEFAFAERPYLFEDVETGEQVKLQPAQVREQYRAAMQQYEQELALRCGQYRIDFVPVDIREPFDKVLYAYLVKRGKVR